The Brassica napus cultivar Da-Ae chromosome C7, Da-Ae, whole genome shotgun sequence genome has a segment encoding these proteins:
- the LOC125590211 gene encoding protein PHLOEM PROTEIN 2-LIKE A8-like: protein MAASSSGIGWKSTRPQVFINFRGQELRRGFIGFLEPALKNENINVFIDELELRGRDLQNLFVRIKESKIALVIFSKDYANSEWCLDELAKIKECMDLGNLYVIPIFYKIEPSVVKHLQGYFGESFMNLQSRYTHDLDRTRKWEEALASVPQKFGLPFPENSDRTDWDFIKSIVVEVKRVLEHIEGNSNQRGQPQAIQVQQPDVNFQRAMFSVRQLKISGSHNARYWIFESIYEPPNEAAIEIAKMKRCYYVEVCGKFDTKELIYRTRYEVVFVVKVEDTMTRWNNPATAQLMVPDNGLQQREFQFIDLIKNEWIEIQAGVFDAQPHKEKIAIYLYQHQSNIRMTGLLVKGAIIRPVE from the exons ATGGCGGCTTCTTCTTCCGGTATTGGATGGAAGTCAACAAGGCCTCAAGTTTTCATCAATTTCCGGGGACAAGAGCTACGCAGAGGCTTCATTGGCTTCCTCGAGCCGGCCTTGAAAAACGAAAACATTAACGTTTTCATAGACGAGCTGGAGCTGAGAGGGAGGGATCTACAGAACCTGTTCGTGAGAATCAAAGAGTCCAAAATCGCGCTAGTGATCTTCTCCAAGGACTACGCCAATTCGGAATGGTGCTTGGATGAGCTGGCAAAGATCAAAGAATGTATGGATCTTGGCAATCTTTATGTGATTCCCATCTTTTACAAGATAGAACCTTCCGTTGTTAAACATCTTCAAGGTTACTTTGGAGAAAGTTTTATGAATCTACAGAGCAGATATACACACGATCTGGATAGAACCCGGAAATGGGAGGAAGCTTTAGCATCTGTTCCCCAAAAGTTTGGTTTGCCATTTCCAGAAAACAG TGACAGGACAGATTGGGATTTTATAAAGTCAATAGTCGTGGAGGTTAAGAGAGTGCTTGAGCATATAGAAGGAAATTCAAATCAAAGAGGGCAGCCCCAAGCTATTCAAGTACAACAGCCGGACGTAAATTTCCAGCGTGCCATGTTCAGTGTAAGACAACTCAAGATAAGCGGCTCTCACAATGCAAGATATTGGATCTTTGAGTCTATATACGAGCCACCAAA TGAGGCGGCCATTGAAATTGCAAAGATGAAAAGATGTTATTATGTGGAAGTATGCGGAAAGTTCGACACCAAAGAACTGATATATAGGACAAGATACGAGGTGGTCTTTGTAGTCAAAGTAGAGGATACAATGACAAGATGGAACAATCCGGCAACAGCGCAACTAATGGTACCCGATAACGGCCTGCAACAGCGGGAATTTCAGTTTATTGATCTCATAAAAAACGAGTGGATTGAAATTCAGGCGGGAGTTTTCGATGCACAGCCGCATAAAGAGAAGATCGCTATCTATTTGTATCAGCACCAGTCTAACATTCGGATGACGGGGCTTCTGGTTAAAGGTGCTATAATTCGTCCTGTGGAGTAA